A window of Clostridium sp. Marseille-P299 contains these coding sequences:
- a CDS encoding zf-HC2 domain-containing protein, producing the protein MKISCKVMEDILPLYVEDCCSEDTKKLIEEHLLECEDCKEGLKKLSKPLFLSQESSMNEKTYTKHAKKAFGKIRRRLVRLILIILIILIPISWLGINEIKGEGVSYSSLIPVLRGNALLRALKNGNYEKAFSYLNLEAWYGFEIEVSESEEDSRYTQIKIGDDIYYINDEVYNNAYRSYLADEDEAAFWKLIYQTSNYMIPASKVDLYLNGNKDFDRNDLMEFNIDDKIYYIDGKTYNYDTKNAEYAWFSIMTEEQYNQLIELRKEAEKESKRIINHLIDMGYDGYVAEYKQQWIENFEQLKEEGITIVGYQIKGVYHMENRYQLDFQLKLNVDGEINYDYGVTFMAQNNGFYPSGGSVSGKSMENDRIPIISAFGHSINMD; encoded by the coding sequence GTGAAGATATCGTGTAAAGTAATGGAGGATATATTACCTCTATATGTTGAAGATTGCTGTAGTGAGGATACAAAAAAACTGATTGAAGAACATCTTTTGGAGTGTGAAGACTGCAAGGAGGGATTAAAAAAATTAAGTAAACCTCTATTTTTATCACAAGAATCTAGCATGAATGAAAAGACTTATACAAAACATGCAAAAAAAGCATTTGGAAAAATTCGAAGAAGATTGGTTCGTTTAATTCTTATTATACTAATAATTTTGATTCCGATTTCTTGGCTAGGAATTAATGAAATAAAGGGTGAAGGGGTTAGTTATTCTAGTTTAATACCTGTACTAAGAGGTAATGCACTACTTCGAGCACTTAAGAATGGTAACTATGAGAAAGCATTTTCTTATCTTAATCTTGAGGCTTGGTATGGTTTTGAAATAGAGGTCTCGGAGAGTGAAGAGGATTCACGTTATACACAGATAAAGATAGGAGATGATATTTATTATATTAATGATGAAGTGTATAACAATGCGTATCGATCTTATCTAGCGGATGAAGATGAAGCTGCATTTTGGAAATTAATATATCAAACATCAAATTATATGATTCCTGCTTCTAAGGTGGACTTATATCTAAATGGAAATAAAGACTTTGATCGGAATGATTTAATGGAATTTAATATAGATGATAAGATATATTATATTGATGGAAAAACTTATAATTATGATACTAAAAATGCGGAATATGCTTGGTTTTCGATCATGACAGAGGAACAGTATAATCAGTTAATTGAGTTAAGAAAAGAAGCTGAAAAGGAAAGTAAAAGAATTATAAATCATTTGATTGATATGGGATATGATGGATATGTTGCTGAGTATAAACAACAATGGATTGAAAACTTTGAACAATTGAAAGAAGAAGGGATTACTATTGTGGGGTATCAAATCAAAGGAGTTTATCACATGGAAAATAGATATCAATTGGATTTCCAGCTAAAATTGAATGTGGATGGGGAGATAAACTATGATTATGGAGTTACATTTATGGCTCAAAACAATGGATTTTATCCAAGTGGGGGAAGTGTTTCAGGTAAATCTATGGAAAATGATAGAATACCAATTATAAGTGCATTTGGACATTCAATCAATATGGATTAA
- a CDS encoding RNA polymerase sigma factor encodes MKEFKEVYDLHEYQVYRYLLKLCRNEHLAEELTQETFYRAYLNIKNFQGKCSLYTWLCQIARNILINYQSNKSNQSQELYLDDYISVESIEESLIEKDQALQVHKALHQLKEPYKEVFTLKVFGELRYREIAEIFGKTESWAKLTYYRAKEQILKEMEEK; translated from the coding sequence GTGAAGGAGTTTAAGGAAGTCTATGACTTACATGAATATCAGGTATACCGCTATCTTTTAAAATTATGTCGCAACGAGCATCTAGCAGAGGAATTGACACAGGAGACATTTTATCGGGCTTATTTGAATATTAAGAACTTTCAGGGAAAATGCAGTTTATATACTTGGCTTTGTCAGATTGCACGAAATATACTGATTAATTATCAGTCCAATAAAAGTAATCAATCACAGGAATTATATCTTGATGACTATATTAGTGTTGAGAGTATTGAGGAATCCTTGATAGAAAAAGATCAGGCATTACAAGTACATAAAGCATTACATCAACTTAAGGAACCGTATAAGGAAGTGTTTACACTTAAAGTTTTTGGAGAACTTAGGTATCGGGAAATTGCTGAAATCTTTGGGAAAACAGAAAGTTGGGCAAAACTCACCTACTACCGAGCCAAGGAACAAATCCTAAAGGAAATGGAGGAAAAATAG